The proteins below are encoded in one region of Bremerella sp. P1:
- a CDS encoding arylsulfatase B, with product MISRPLFVLIAACSLFPFASTALADAPGSRPNIIFVLADDMGWNQPGFNHPEEASLTPNMDKLAAEGMRLNEFYTHSVCAPTRSAFLTGRYAFRTWSDWRTEDFGKPSYLAKLGLELAHTKSGEPTRRIHALDTNERTIAEALQEAGYFTALLGKWHLGEWLPEHLPMGQGFDYQYGHYAWGIDYYTKTIVHNAPARYAVYDWHRNQQPVDEEGYATDLIADETVRLIESRKGNDEPFFMYVAFNAVHGPLNPPPGFEGDPNYPLAIRDAMLESLDKAVGRIEQAIEKNGFKENTLFVFANDNGPVLEEMSKPFRGTKNTTFEGGVRQPCVIRWPGHIAPGTAKDGLVFIADFFPTFITLAGGNHKQERPIDGLDMTGAFFSGEKSPRNEIIYDVAGSVRLPTIRRGDFKLMGEMLFNIHDDPSEQTNVAIKHPRLVAELSERLDVVGKERPPLGDKPLLMDPPLPYVYGANEQDDVPQWLIEKVDAVRATQPKEWAPGETPWPKAPQGAEASKMDGLRDEVVK from the coding sequence ATGATCTCTCGTCCACTTTTCGTGCTGATCGCCGCTTGTTCCCTGTTCCCGTTTGCGAGCACCGCACTGGCCGATGCCCCAGGTAGCCGGCCCAATATCATTTTCGTGCTGGCCGACGATATGGGCTGGAATCAGCCTGGTTTCAATCATCCTGAAGAGGCCTCGCTAACGCCCAATATGGACAAGCTGGCCGCCGAAGGGATGCGACTCAACGAGTTCTACACGCACAGTGTGTGTGCTCCGACGCGATCGGCGTTTCTTACCGGCCGATACGCATTTCGGACCTGGAGCGACTGGCGCACCGAAGACTTCGGCAAGCCAAGCTATCTGGCCAAGCTGGGGCTCGAACTGGCCCATACCAAGAGTGGTGAACCAACCCGGCGGATTCATGCCCTCGACACCAACGAACGCACCATTGCTGAAGCTTTGCAGGAAGCTGGCTACTTCACGGCCCTGCTGGGCAAGTGGCACCTGGGAGAATGGCTACCGGAGCATCTTCCGATGGGGCAGGGCTTCGACTATCAGTACGGGCACTATGCCTGGGGCATCGACTACTACACCAAGACGATCGTGCATAACGCACCGGCCCGCTATGCCGTGTACGACTGGCATCGCAATCAGCAACCGGTCGACGAAGAGGGCTACGCCACAGATTTGATCGCGGACGAAACCGTTCGACTGATCGAATCTCGCAAGGGTAACGACGAACCATTCTTCATGTACGTCGCGTTCAACGCCGTGCATGGCCCACTGAATCCGCCCCCTGGATTTGAAGGCGATCCGAATTATCCCCTGGCGATTCGCGATGCGATGCTCGAAAGTCTTGATAAAGCCGTGGGACGCATCGAACAGGCCATTGAGAAGAACGGCTTCAAGGAAAACACGCTCTTTGTTTTCGCCAACGACAATGGCCCCGTGCTGGAAGAAATGAGCAAGCCGTTTCGCGGCACCAAGAACACGACCTTCGAAGGAGGCGTTCGCCAGCCATGTGTGATTCGGTGGCCTGGTCATATCGCTCCTGGCACTGCCAAAGATGGCCTGGTTTTTATTGCGGACTTCTTCCCAACCTTCATTACCCTGGCCGGCGGCAACCACAAACAAGAACGCCCGATCGACGGACTGGACATGACCGGGGCGTTCTTCTCTGGCGAGAAGAGCCCGCGTAACGAGATCATTTACGACGTCGCTGGCAGCGTACGATTGCCGACGATTCGACGTGGTGACTTCAAGCTGATGGGAGAAATGCTGTTCAACATTCACGACGATCCTTCCGAGCAAACCAATGTTGCCATCAAGCATCCGCGACTCGTGGCAGAGCTTAGCGAACGACTGGATGTCGTCGGCAAGGAACGCCCACCGCTTGGCGACAAACCGCTGCTGATGGACCCGCCGCTCCCTTATGTTTATGGCGCCAATGAGCAAGACGATGTACCGCAATGGCTGATCGAGAAGGTCGATGCCGTCCGCGCGACACAGCCGAAAGAGTGGGCTCCAGGCGAAACTCCTTGGCCCAAAGCGCCGCAAGGAGCCGAAGCGAGCAAGATGGATGGTCTGCGCGATGAAGTTGTGAAGTAG
- a CDS encoding LamG-like jellyroll fold domain-containing protein: MLHRLFALVALLGFASVSYAQEVSSSVVQRPGLICFWDFQKPTDKGYVSSGPNAYALKPQNGPIQQAEEGIFGSSLKIRQGQWLLLPREDCPALNFRGKDEVTIVAWIQRESEANWQYIAGMWNERDAKRQYALFTCAASQTNFETMDRIPAKHQTHGYASDVGGATPGKPFCFSYASGKLKLPKSEWTMIAYTYDHEFLRVYVNGKLDEHPGYNPFPWNKPIFDGGEDGADFTVARQCLPNWPHYPEAEKPIRKQGFGGKLGGLAVYKRALSADELEAIHEATLGNR, translated from the coding sequence ATGCTGCATCGTCTCTTTGCGCTTGTCGCATTACTTGGTTTCGCTTCTGTCTCCTATGCCCAGGAGGTCTCTTCCTCTGTCGTGCAGCGGCCAGGACTGATCTGCTTTTGGGACTTCCAGAAACCGACCGACAAGGGTTACGTCAGCAGTGGGCCAAATGCTTATGCATTGAAACCCCAGAACGGCCCCATCCAACAAGCCGAGGAAGGGATCTTTGGCTCGAGCTTGAAGATTCGCCAGGGGCAATGGCTATTACTGCCGCGGGAAGATTGTCCCGCGTTAAACTTTCGCGGCAAAGACGAAGTTACGATCGTCGCTTGGATTCAGCGCGAAAGTGAAGCCAACTGGCAGTACATTGCTGGGATGTGGAATGAACGCGACGCGAAGCGGCAATACGCTTTGTTCACTTGCGCTGCCAGCCAAACCAATTTCGAAACGATGGACCGCATTCCCGCCAAGCACCAAACGCATGGCTATGCCTCAGATGTCGGTGGTGCGACGCCCGGCAAGCCCTTTTGCTTTTCCTATGCTTCCGGAAAATTGAAACTTCCCAAAAGCGAGTGGACTATGATCGCCTACACCTACGATCACGAGTTCCTTCGCGTCTACGTCAACGGCAAGCTGGACGAACACCCAGGCTACAATCCATTTCCGTGGAACAAGCCCATCTTTGATGGCGGTGAAGACGGAGCCGATTTCACGGTCGCTCGCCAATGCCTACCGAATTGGCCTCACTACCCAGAGGCCGAGAAACCAATTCGCAAGCAAGGCTTTGGCGGAAAGCTCGGCGGACTAGCCGTCTACAAGAGAGCCTTGT
- the accC gene encoding acetyl-CoA carboxylase biotin carboxylase subunit, which produces MYNRILIANRGEIALRIIRACKELGIETVAIFSEADRDAAYLKLADEAYCVGPAKSAQSYLKIDRVISAAEVGNVEAIHPGYGFLAENAEFNDICRSCNIDFIGPTPEAMAKLGDKNTARSMAREANVPVVPGSAGLIEDEDEALKIAHEIGFPVLIKATAGGGGRGMRVAANDLVLKNALNQAQTEAGAAFGNAGVYIEKYVEHPRHVEVQVIADHHGNAVHLFERECSTQRRHQKLIEESPAPNLSQKTRDEICAAAVRMIKAADYQNAGTVEFIVDKDENFYFIEVNARIQVEHCVTEMVTGVDLIQAQIRVASGEPLPWKQEDIKLQGAAIECRINAEDADKNFMPCPGKINQLIVPGGPGVRFDSHVYSGYTVPPHYDSMIGKLLVHRNTREEAIRCMLRALDEIRTDGITTTANFHKKVLNHSAFAEGKIDTTFVERTWFS; this is translated from the coding sequence ATGTACAACCGCATCCTGATCGCCAACCGTGGCGAGATCGCTCTACGTATCATTCGTGCCTGTAAAGAACTGGGCATCGAAACGGTCGCTATCTTCAGTGAAGCCGACCGGGACGCCGCCTATTTAAAACTGGCCGACGAAGCCTATTGCGTGGGTCCCGCCAAGAGTGCCCAAAGCTACCTGAAGATCGATCGCGTCATTAGCGCTGCCGAAGTGGGCAACGTCGAAGCGATCCATCCCGGTTATGGCTTCCTGGCCGAGAATGCCGAGTTCAATGACATCTGCCGTAGCTGCAACATCGACTTCATCGGCCCCACGCCGGAAGCGATGGCCAAGCTGGGTGATAAGAACACGGCCCGTAGCATGGCACGCGAAGCGAATGTGCCTGTCGTTCCCGGTTCGGCCGGCTTGATCGAAGACGAAGACGAAGCACTGAAGATTGCTCACGAGATTGGCTTTCCCGTGCTGATCAAAGCAACCGCCGGTGGTGGTGGCCGCGGTATGCGTGTGGCAGCCAACGACCTGGTGCTGAAGAACGCTCTGAATCAGGCTCAAACCGAAGCGGGCGCGGCTTTCGGTAACGCCGGCGTGTACATCGAAAAGTACGTCGAACATCCGCGTCACGTCGAAGTTCAGGTGATCGCCGACCATCATGGCAATGCGGTCCATCTGTTCGAGCGTGAATGCAGTACGCAGCGTCGCCACCAGAAGCTGATCGAAGAGAGCCCCGCTCCGAACCTTTCGCAGAAGACACGCGACGAGATCTGTGCGGCTGCCGTACGGATGATCAAGGCGGCCGACTACCAGAATGCCGGTACCGTCGAGTTCATCGTCGACAAGGACGAAAACTTCTACTTCATCGAAGTGAATGCTCGTATTCAGGTCGAACACTGCGTGACCGAAATGGTCACCGGCGTGGACCTGATCCAAGCTCAAATCCGCGTTGCCTCCGGCGAACCGCTTCCCTGGAAGCAAGAGGACATCAAGCTGCAAGGCGCGGCGATCGAATGTCGTATCAACGCCGAAGACGCTGATAAGAACTTCATGCCATGCCCTGGTAAGATCAACCAGTTGATCGTCCCCGGTGGTCCTGGCGTGCGATTCGACTCGCATGTTTACAGTGGCTACACCGTTCCACCGCATTACGATTCGATGATCGGCAAGCTGCTCGTCCATCGCAACACGCGTGAAGAAGCCATTCGCTGCATGCTGCGTGCACTCGACGAGATCCGCACTGACGGCATCACCACTACGGCAAACTTCCACAAGAAGGTGCTGAACCACTCTGCGTTTGCAGAAGGAAAGATCGACACCACGTTTGTCGAACGAACCTGGTTCTCTTAA